A genomic segment from Candidatus Brocadia sinica JPN1 encodes:
- a CDS encoding Ig-like domain-containing protein has protein sequence MKLVSAQETPILSATTTVTPTPQPPTVTTGEASLAGDNSVILESIVNAHGLLTTAWFDYGTSSGSYNNKSSTQTVTGTTDTQVSINIGKLLEETIYYYRIAAQNSAGTSYGDEKYFGLIPSTPTVTPTPRCKAEEITASPYVLRLKKEESDEVTVTVTCSDGTPVVGETVTATVKAGKRRISVTPLSQDTDANGEAIFTITATQKTGNAKVKFKTDGGLKTRVTVKVKNK, from the coding sequence TTGAAGTTGGTATCTGCACAGGAAACGCCGATACTTTCAGCAACGACAACTGTAACACCGACACCACAACCGCCGACGGTAACAACTGGGGAGGCATCACTGGCAGGTGACAATTCGGTAATTCTGGAAAGTATTGTCAATGCCCATGGGTTGTTGACAACTGCATGGTTTGATTATGGTACAAGCAGTGGTTCTTATAATAATAAATCAAGCACACAAACGGTAACCGGAACGACTGATACACAGGTAAGCATCAATATAGGGAAGTTGTTGGAAGAAACTATTTATTATTACAGGATTGCTGCACAGAATAGCGCAGGAACATCATATGGAGATGAAAAATATTTTGGTTTGATACCATCTACACCGACAGTGACACCAACTCCCCGATGCAAAGCCGAAGAGATAACTGCATCTCCATATGTACTACGGCTTAAGAAAGAAGAAAGCGATGAGGTAACAGTGACAGTAACTTGCTCTGATGGTACCCCGGTTGTTGGTGAAACGGTAACGGCTACGGTTAAGGCTGGTAAGAGGCGTATATCGGTGACACCGCTAAGTCAAGATACGGATGCAAATGGTGAGGCTATATTTACGATTACAGCTACGCAGAAGACAGGTAATGCAAAGGTCAAATTTAAGACAGATGGTGGTTTGAAGACAAGAGTGACCGTGAAGGTTAAAAATAAATAA